Proteins found in one Exiguobacterium sp. 9-2 genomic segment:
- the smpB gene encoding SsrA-binding protein SmpB — protein sequence MPKGTDSKVLANNKRASFDYAIEDTIEAGLVLTGTEIKSVRKGKISIGDAFVRFDGGEAILWNSNIAHFEQGNRYNHEQLRPRKLLLHKKQIANLIGAVSRDGYTIVPLKVYIKNGYAKCLIGLGRGKKKFDKRDDLKKKDAKRDIERALRDKQKY from the coding sequence ATGCCAAAGGGAACAGATTCGAAAGTCTTAGCGAACAACAAACGGGCCTCGTTCGATTATGCGATCGAGGATACGATTGAAGCCGGTCTCGTCTTGACGGGGACGGAGATCAAATCGGTTCGTAAAGGAAAAATCAGCATCGGGGACGCGTTCGTCCGGTTCGACGGGGGAGAGGCGATTCTCTGGAACTCGAACATCGCTCACTTCGAACAGGGGAACCGATACAACCATGAGCAGCTCCGCCCACGGAAGCTTTTGTTGCACAAGAAACAGATTGCGAATTTGATCGGTGCGGTCTCACGGGACGGTTATACGATCGTTCCGCTGAAGGTCTATATCAAGAATGGTTACGCGAAATGCTTGATTGGACTTGGACGCGGGAAGAAAAAATTCGATAAACGCGACGACTTGAAAAAGAAGGATGCAAAGCGTGATATCGAACGAGCACTACGCGATAAGCAAAAGTATTGA
- a CDS encoding restriction endonuclease — MSKMDTIYDRYVTEEKLKNGTKYEKLAAIIFKILNEDNNDVVLHDLKLSGEGKNAQHQIDVVIEKKEGPKRRVLIECKDYSETIGIDIVRNFYGVIHQIKPDKSIIITTKGYTQPAKDFANDENIQLVILKEFENQDWENKVQEIIVQIDYIMITTPKIKFLLNTNNLKEIKNKENIGESSVKRVDATDEYFYNARKERKMSFSEVISPIINSAERVEDKETKEVHIFKEEKYIYLNDDFIEIKGFEYSFFSYKTNTQNIINIGQKIALLLLKYINGDGFQKIFFDKDIEGWEFNEIGEVIKKTKF; from the coding sequence ATGAGTAAAATGGATACAATTTATGATCGATATGTTACAGAAGAAAAATTAAAAAATGGTACAAAATATGAAAAACTAGCTGCTATTATTTTTAAAATTCTTAACGAAGATAACAATGATGTAGTTTTGCATGATTTAAAACTATCTGGTGAGGGCAAAAACGCACAACATCAAATAGACGTAGTTATTGAAAAAAAAGAAGGACCAAAACGGAGAGTTCTTATTGAATGTAAGGATTACTCTGAAACAATTGGTATTGATATTGTAAGAAATTTTTATGGTGTTATTCATCAAATAAAACCAGATAAATCAATTATTATTACAACAAAAGGGTATACCCAACCGGCTAAAGATTTCGCAAATGATGAAAATATACAACTTGTTATTTTAAAAGAATTTGAAAATCAAGATTGGGAAAATAAAGTTCAAGAAATAATTGTACAAATTGATTATATTATGATAACTACTCCTAAAATTAAATTTTTATTAAATACTAATAATTTAAAAGAAATAAAAAATAAAGAAAATATAGGCGAATCTTCCGTGAAAAGAGTCGATGCTACAGATGAATATTTTTATAATGCTAGGAAAGAGAGAAAGATGTCATTTAGTGAAGTAATTTCACCAATTATAAATAGCGCTGAAAGAGTCGAAGATAAAGAAACTAAAGAAGTTCACATTTTTAAGGAAGAGAAATATATATATTTGAACGATGATTTTATTGAAATAAAGGGTTTTGAATATTCTTTTTTTAGTTATAAAACTAATACTCAAAATATTATTAATATAGGTCAGAAAATAGCCCTTTTACTTTTAAAATATATCAACGGTGATGGCTTCCAAAAAATTTTTTTCGATAAAGATATCGAAGGATGGGAGTTTAATGAAATTGGTGAAGTAATAAAAAAAACTAAATTTTGA
- the rbsC gene encoding ribose ABC transporter permease → MELMQGKVTEAKPRRLGIGQKLGPLAGLFAIVLVVSIMEPDFLTLNNLFNILRQVSINALIAFGMTFVILTGGIDLSVGSILALSSAFVAGLMTDGTSALIAVLAGLIVGAVMGALNGMVISLGKVAPFIATLATMTIFRGLTLVYTDGKPITGLSQGGWFELFGRGYFWIFPVPVLTMLLAFAVLYFILKKTTFGRYTYAIGGNEEAAKLMGIQVNKVKIMIYSLSGLMAALAGIILTSRLNSAQPTAGTSYELDAIAAVVLGGTSLSGGRGWIVGTLIGALIIGTLNNGLNLLGVSSFFQLVVKGLVILFAVLADRKQAA, encoded by the coding sequence ATGGAATTGATGCAAGGCAAGGTAACGGAAGCAAAACCGAGACGTCTTGGGATCGGACAAAAGCTTGGACCACTCGCAGGATTGTTCGCGATCGTCCTCGTCGTCTCGATCATGGAACCGGACTTTTTAACACTGAATAATCTATTTAACATCTTACGGCAAGTCTCGATCAATGCCTTGATTGCCTTCGGGATGACGTTTGTCATTCTGACAGGTGGGATTGATTTATCAGTTGGCTCGATTCTCGCCCTCTCGTCCGCCTTCGTCGCGGGTCTGATGACGGACGGAACATCAGCGTTGATCGCTGTTCTGGCTGGTCTAATCGTCGGAGCTGTCATGGGTGCGTTAAACGGGATGGTCATCTCGCTCGGGAAAGTCGCACCATTCATCGCAACACTTGCGACGATGACGATTTTCCGCGGATTGACGCTCGTCTATACGGACGGGAAACCAATCACTGGTCTGAGCCAAGGTGGCTGGTTCGAACTGTTCGGACGCGGCTACTTCTGGATCTTCCCAGTACCGGTTTTAACAATGTTGCTTGCCTTCGCGGTCCTCTACTTCATCTTGAAGAAGACGACGTTCGGTCGCTATACGTATGCGATTGGTGGTAACGAAGAAGCAGCAAAGTTGATGGGGATTCAAGTCAATAAAGTCAAAATCATGATTTACTCACTCTCTGGGTTGATGGCGGCACTTGCCGGAATCATCCTGACGTCTCGTCTGAACTCGGCACAGCCGACGGCGGGGACATCGTACGAACTCGACGCCATCGCAGCGGTCGTCCTTGGTGGGACGAGCCTCTCAGGTGGTCGTGGCTGGATTGTCGGTACCTTGATCGGTGCCTTGATCATCGGAACACTAAACAACGGACTTAACTTGCTTGGTGTCTCCTCGTTCTTCCAACTCGTCGTCAAAGGTTTAGTCATTTTGTTCGCGGTACTCGCGGACCGGAAACAAGCAGCGTAA
- a CDS encoding alpha/beta hydrolase, which yields MKITLPKPFFFEAGPRAVLLLHGFTGSSADVRILGRYLQKQGYTSLAPQYKGHAAPPEELTKTGPADWWQDVLAGYQELVDKGYDEIAVCGLSLGGVMSLKLSMNRPVKAVIPMCAPAYIKSEEVMYAGVTEYAREFKKREGKSQEEIDQEMASFEPMPTLKDLQELLRETRDSLEDVYAPTLVVQARNDHMINTDSANIIHDGVSAFQKELIWYENSGHVITLDKEKDQLHSDILDFLESLNWSK from the coding sequence ATGAAAATCACTTTACCAAAACCATTCTTTTTCGAAGCCGGCCCACGTGCCGTTTTACTATTACACGGATTCACGGGATCGAGCGCGGATGTCCGCATCCTCGGTCGCTACTTGCAAAAACAAGGCTATACGTCCCTAGCACCACAATATAAAGGGCACGCTGCCCCACCCGAAGAGCTGACGAAGACCGGGCCAGCCGACTGGTGGCAGGATGTCCTTGCCGGATATCAGGAACTCGTCGATAAAGGCTATGACGAAATCGCCGTTTGTGGACTGTCGCTCGGTGGCGTCATGTCGTTGAAGTTATCGATGAACCGTCCGGTCAAAGCGGTCATCCCGATGTGTGCACCCGCCTACATCAAAAGTGAAGAAGTCATGTATGCAGGAGTCACCGAGTACGCACGAGAATTCAAGAAGCGAGAAGGCAAATCACAAGAAGAGATCGACCAAGAGATGGCGTCCTTCGAACCGATGCCGACCTTGAAGGACTTACAGGAACTGCTGCGCGAGACACGCGATTCGCTTGAGGACGTCTACGCACCGACGCTCGTCGTCCAAGCACGCAATGATCACATGATCAACACCGACTCCGCGAACATCATCCATGATGGAGTCAGTGCCTTCCAAAAAGAGCTGATCTGGTATGAGAACTCAGGTCACGTCATTACGCTCGACAAAGAAAAAGACCAGCTCCACTCTGACATCTTGGACTTCCTGGAGTCATTGAACTGGAGCAAGTAA
- a CDS encoding sugar ABC transporter ATP-binding protein: protein MRIEMTGIKKAFGPVPVLKGVDFELAAGEIHALMGENGAGKSTLMKILTGVHKADAGTIRVDGQDVEYKNPKLAEEAGIAFIHQELNILPDLTVTENLFLGRELKSRFGILKQGEMKRQAERELAELNVFMDVDQLARTLSVGQQQMIEIAKALMTDAKVIIMDEPTAALTEREIRALFSVATALRNQGVSIVYISHRMEEIFELCDRITVLRDGISVSTHAIPETSFEQIVREMVGREMGERYPDRDVSIGETVLEVKQASGKRFDDVSFSVKAGEIIGFSGLMGAGRTEVMRGLFGVDRLKEGTIELNGQSLKIKTPYDAIRQGIGFLTEDRKGEGLFLDFSLRENISLPTIRSLSRSGVIKDQAERDFAEGYLKSLSVRHSSMDQPAKSLSGGNQQKVVLAKWLGTQPKVLILDEPTRGVDVGAKKEIYLIMNELAAAGVAIIMVSSDLPEILGMSDRVYVMREGKMSGMLTRQEATQESIMTLATGGQ from the coding sequence ATGCGTATCGAGATGACAGGTATCAAAAAAGCATTCGGGCCTGTTCCCGTCCTGAAAGGTGTCGACTTCGAACTCGCTGCGGGTGAGATCCATGCCTTGATGGGAGAGAACGGTGCCGGGAAATCGACGCTGATGAAGATTTTGACCGGTGTTCATAAAGCGGACGCAGGTACGATCCGCGTCGATGGACAGGACGTCGAGTATAAGAATCCGAAACTTGCCGAAGAGGCGGGGATTGCCTTCATCCACCAGGAGCTGAACATCCTCCCGGATTTAACGGTGACGGAGAACTTGTTCCTCGGACGAGAGTTGAAGTCACGCTTCGGGATTCTCAAGCAAGGGGAGATGAAGCGGCAGGCAGAACGTGAACTCGCCGAATTGAACGTCTTCATGGACGTCGATCAACTCGCTCGGACGTTATCGGTCGGTCAGCAACAGATGATCGAGATCGCAAAAGCTTTGATGACGGACGCAAAGGTCATCATCATGGATGAACCGACAGCCGCACTGACGGAGCGGGAAATTCGTGCCTTGTTCAGCGTCGCGACGGCACTGCGCAACCAAGGTGTCTCAATCGTCTATATCTCACACCGGATGGAGGAAATCTTCGAGCTCTGCGACCGAATCACGGTCTTACGGGACGGGATCTCCGTCTCGACGCACGCGATTCCCGAGACATCGTTCGAACAGATCGTCCGAGAGATGGTCGGTCGTGAGATGGGCGAAAGGTATCCGGACCGTGATGTGTCGATCGGTGAGACCGTCCTTGAGGTGAAACAGGCGAGCGGGAAACGGTTTGACGATGTCTCGTTCTCCGTCAAGGCGGGTGAAATCATCGGCTTCTCAGGTTTGATGGGCGCTGGGCGGACGGAAGTCATGCGCGGGCTGTTCGGGGTCGATCGCCTGAAAGAGGGAACGATTGAACTGAACGGACAGTCGCTGAAAATCAAGACACCATACGATGCGATTCGCCAAGGAATCGGCTTTTTGACCGAAGACCGCAAAGGCGAAGGCTTGTTCCTCGACTTTTCACTGCGCGAGAACATCTCACTGCCAACGATTCGTTCGTTATCCCGGTCTGGTGTCATCAAGGATCAGGCAGAACGCGATTTCGCGGAAGGATATTTGAAGTCACTTTCGGTCCGGCACAGCTCGATGGACCAGCCGGCGAAGTCATTGTCCGGTGGGAACCAACAAAAGGTCGTCCTCGCGAAGTGGCTCGGGACACAACCGAAAGTCTTGATCCTCGACGAACCGACACGTGGTGTCGACGTCGGGGCGAAGAAAGAGATTTATCTCATCATGAACGAACTCGCTGCGGCGGGTGTCGCGATCATCATGGTCAGCTCGGACCTCCCGGAGATTCTCGGGATGAGCGACCGGGTCTACGTCATGCGCGAAGGCAAGATGAGCGGCATGTTGACACGACAGGAAGCGACGCAAGAAAGCATCATGACACTTGCGACAGGAGGACAATGA
- the rnr gene encoding ribonuclease R — MELRERILTVITTEERPLSIDQLTKKLELADTEAFKELIRTLNAMEDEALIARTRSNKYGTLAQIGQVAGKISVHQRGFGFVSPEDGSEGDIFLPAPELKNVYNGDRVLVKVFAESNGGDRREGKLLKILSRGPADFVGTFVSPKGRIESIAYIEPDDTKLTFLPVVANDDTLGAVDGHKVLARITKYPDGRYAGTAKVLKIIGHKNDPGVDILSIVHKHGINVDFSPEAIAEANAVPDQIDEKDLVGRVDLRNELTVTIDGADAKDLDDAVHVKKLANGNFELGVHIADVSHYVKEDSALDEEARERGTSVYLVDRVIPMIPHRLSNGICSLNPHVDRLTLSCIMEIDANGAVVNHEIFQSVIKTTERMTYTDVRKIIEREDEEVIAKYQDLVEYFDKMAELAAILRERRSRRGAINFDFPEAKVLVNEEGKTSEIILRERSVAEKLIEEFMLAANETVAEHIQRQKLPFMYRIHDEPKAERLDTFFKFIGNFGINVERKGESVAPKTLQSILNAVEGEPEEAVVSTVMLRSLQQAKYDIEPIGHFGLSTDYYTHFTSPIRRYPDLMVHRLLREYVIYNDKSQKTQDRYSEILPEIADHSSKRERRAVDAERETNALKKAEYMEQHIGETFEGVVSGVTNFGMFVELPNTIEGLVHIQAMTDDFYRYDEANYQLIGERTKQQFRIGDFVEIKVTNVNIDERTIDFSVVGMPERQPKKRFESKTIRSSGGRPGHKRDDKKKDDRRGKKRSGKSDQSKGKGFSLKNKKDKPPFHKAVSNKKRKRK; from the coding sequence TTGGAATTACGTGAACGAATACTAACGGTCATCACGACGGAAGAACGTCCGTTGTCGATTGATCAATTAACGAAAAAACTAGAACTAGCGGATACGGAAGCATTCAAGGAATTGATCCGGACGCTAAACGCAATGGAAGACGAAGCATTGATCGCCCGGACACGCTCGAACAAGTACGGAACGCTCGCGCAAATCGGTCAAGTCGCTGGGAAGATTTCCGTCCACCAACGCGGGTTCGGTTTCGTCTCACCGGAAGACGGCTCAGAAGGCGATATCTTCTTACCGGCACCGGAACTGAAGAACGTCTATAACGGCGACCGTGTCCTCGTCAAAGTGTTTGCCGAGTCAAACGGCGGCGATCGTCGCGAAGGGAAACTGCTCAAGATTCTCTCACGCGGACCAGCCGATTTCGTCGGAACGTTCGTCAGTCCAAAAGGACGGATTGAATCGATTGCTTACATCGAACCGGATGATACGAAGCTGACGTTCTTACCGGTCGTCGCGAACGACGATACGCTCGGTGCCGTCGATGGCCACAAAGTCCTCGCCCGGATCACGAAGTATCCAGACGGTCGCTACGCTGGAACAGCGAAAGTATTGAAAATCATTGGTCACAAGAATGACCCAGGCGTCGACATCTTATCGATCGTCCATAAGCATGGGATCAACGTCGACTTCTCACCGGAAGCGATTGCTGAGGCGAATGCTGTACCGGATCAGATCGATGAGAAAGACTTAGTCGGACGCGTTGATCTACGGAACGAATTGACGGTGACGATTGACGGAGCGGACGCAAAAGACCTCGATGATGCGGTTCACGTCAAGAAATTAGCGAACGGTAACTTCGAGCTTGGTGTCCACATCGCCGACGTCTCGCATTACGTCAAAGAAGATTCAGCACTCGACGAAGAAGCGCGTGAGCGCGGAACGAGTGTTTATCTCGTCGACCGCGTCATCCCGATGATTCCGCACCGTCTATCGAACGGGATCTGCTCGCTCAACCCGCACGTCGATCGTCTGACGCTCAGCTGTATCATGGAAATCGATGCGAACGGTGCTGTCGTCAACCACGAGATATTCCAGAGTGTTATCAAGACGACGGAACGGATGACGTATACGGACGTCCGGAAAATCATCGAACGTGAAGACGAAGAAGTGATCGCAAAGTATCAGGATCTCGTCGAGTACTTCGACAAGATGGCGGAACTCGCAGCAATCCTCCGCGAACGCCGCTCACGTCGTGGTGCGATCAACTTCGACTTCCCAGAAGCGAAGGTCCTCGTCAACGAAGAAGGCAAGACGAGTGAGATCATCCTCCGGGAACGGTCAGTCGCTGAGAAGCTGATTGAAGAGTTCATGCTCGCAGCGAACGAAACGGTCGCCGAGCACATCCAGCGTCAAAAACTACCGTTCATGTACCGGATTCACGATGAGCCAAAAGCAGAACGTCTCGATACGTTCTTCAAGTTCATTGGTAACTTCGGCATCAACGTCGAACGCAAGGGTGAGTCAGTTGCACCGAAAACGTTGCAATCGATTCTCAATGCTGTTGAAGGTGAGCCAGAAGAAGCCGTCGTCAGTACGGTCATGCTCCGTTCGCTCCAACAAGCGAAATACGACATCGAACCGATTGGCCACTTCGGTCTGTCGACGGACTACTACACGCACTTCACGTCACCGATTCGTCGTTACCCAGACTTAATGGTTCACCGTCTGTTGCGTGAATATGTCATCTACAACGATAAGTCACAGAAGACGCAAGACCGTTACTCGGAAATCTTACCTGAGATCGCTGATCACTCGTCGAAACGCGAGCGTCGCGCCGTTGATGCGGAGCGGGAAACGAACGCGTTGAAGAAAGCCGAGTATATGGAGCAACACATTGGCGAGACGTTCGAAGGTGTCGTCAGTGGCGTGACGAACTTCGGGATGTTCGTCGAATTGCCGAACACGATCGAGGGACTCGTCCACATCCAAGCGATGACGGATGACTTCTACCGTTACGATGAAGCGAACTATCAACTGATCGGTGAGCGGACGAAGCAACAGTTCCGGATCGGTGATTTCGTCGAAATCAAGGTCACGAACGTCAACATCGATGAACGGACGATCGACTTCAGCGTCGTTGGGATGCCAGAGCGGCAACCGAAGAAACGCTTCGAGTCGAAGACGATTCGCTCAAGCGGTGGACGTCCGGGACACAAACGCGACGACAAGAAGAAAGACGATCGTCGTGGCAAGAAACGGTCGGGTAAGAGCGACCAAAGCAAGGGAAAAGGATTCTCGTTAAAGAATAAGAAAGATAAGCCGCCGTTCCATAAGGCGGTCTCGAATAAGAAACGGAAGCGCAAATAA
- a CDS encoding winged helix-turn-helix transcriptional regulator gives MPHFEDRQFNCEKELTLSIIGGKWKMLILWHLGKEGTKRFGELKSLMPGITQRMLVNQLRELEDHHIIHREVYPVVPPKVEYSLTPHGHSLMPILDAMYDWGKDYAKNVLEIDFEQQKISP, from the coding sequence ATGCCACATTTTGAAGACCGTCAGTTTAACTGTGAGAAGGAATTGACCCTCTCGATCATCGGGGGAAAATGGAAGATGCTCATTCTTTGGCACTTAGGCAAGGAAGGGACAAAACGCTTCGGGGAACTGAAAAGTCTGATGCCCGGGATCACACAACGGATGCTCGTCAATCAACTGCGGGAACTCGAAGACCACCACATCATTCACCGGGAAGTTTATCCGGTCGTACCACCGAAGGTCGAATACTCGTTGACGCCACACGGCCATAGTTTAATGCCGATTTTAGATGCGATGTATGACTGGGGTAAGGATTATGCGAAAAACGTTCTGGAGATCGACTTCGAACAACAAAAGATATCACCATAA
- the rbsB gene encoding ribose ABC transporter substrate-binding protein RbsB: MKKLLAVVMMALMVFAAACSTEQPGSSNGDTKKKTKDFKIGLSISTLNNPFFVSLKEGAEQEAKAQGATLQVADAQDDAAKQASDIEDMVQKKVDLILINPTDSAAVGAAVQTANDANIPVITVDRNAEAGDVVAHIASDNVAGGKQAGEFMIELVGDKAKVVELEGIPGASATRDRGKGFHEAVDGKLDVVAKQAANFDRAKGLSVMENILQNNKDIKAVFAHNDEMALGAVEALKAAGLNDVKVIGFDATDDAVKAVKDGKMAGTIAQKPTEIGKMGVETAIKHLKGDKVEKNIPVDLELIKQ, from the coding sequence ATGAAAAAACTACTTGCAGTCGTCATGATGGCATTAATGGTCTTCGCAGCCGCCTGTTCGACGGAACAACCGGGCAGCAGCAACGGTGATACGAAGAAAAAGACGAAGGACTTCAAGATTGGTCTTTCGATTTCAACCCTCAATAACCCATTCTTCGTCTCGTTAAAAGAAGGGGCAGAACAAGAAGCCAAAGCACAAGGCGCAACTCTTCAAGTCGCCGATGCACAAGATGATGCGGCAAAACAAGCAAGCGATATCGAAGACATGGTTCAAAAGAAAGTCGATCTCATTTTGATCAACCCAACGGATTCAGCAGCAGTTGGTGCAGCCGTCCAAACAGCTAACGATGCGAACATCCCAGTCATCACGGTTGACCGGAACGCAGAAGCAGGCGACGTCGTCGCACACATCGCGTCAGATAACGTCGCGGGTGGGAAACAAGCAGGTGAGTTCATGATCGAACTCGTCGGCGATAAAGCGAAAGTCGTTGAACTCGAAGGAATTCCAGGAGCATCCGCAACTCGTGACCGTGGTAAAGGATTCCATGAAGCAGTCGATGGTAAACTTGACGTCGTCGCAAAACAAGCAGCAAACTTCGACCGGGCAAAAGGATTGTCGGTCATGGAGAACATCCTTCAAAACAACAAAGACATCAAAGCCGTCTTCGCTCACAATGATGAAATGGCTCTCGGTGCGGTCGAAGCGTTAAAAGCAGCGGGTCTGAACGATGTCAAAGTCATCGGCTTCGATGCAACGGATGATGCCGTCAAAGCCGTCAAAGACGGAAAAATGGCAGGAACGATCGCTCAAAAACCGACTGAGATCGGGAAAATGGGTGTCGAGACAGCAATCAAGCACCTAAAAGGCGACAAAGTCGAGAAGAACATCCCAGTTGATCTCGAATTGATCAAACAATAA
- a CDS encoding GNAT family N-acetyltransferase produces the protein MIRRATLMDGKALSDLMRRIDRETKYMLYEPEERVLSTEQAEAFIEKFGQAANSDIFVVDVDEQLVGYVLVVGGEPSRIRHRANLVIGLLDAYTGRGLGAGLLEAVDAFAIEAGLIRLELTVRKDNLRAIELYHKFGFNIEGTRIASLFIDGEYVDELAMSKIYTVEES, from the coding sequence ATGATACGACGTGCCACGTTGATGGACGGAAAGGCATTATCGGACTTGATGCGACGCATTGATCGGGAAACGAAATATATGTTGTATGAGCCGGAAGAACGCGTCCTGTCAACGGAACAGGCGGAGGCGTTCATCGAGAAGTTCGGTCAGGCTGCGAACTCGGACATCTTTGTCGTGGATGTCGACGAGCAACTCGTCGGTTATGTGCTCGTCGTTGGTGGTGAGCCGAGTCGGATTCGTCACCGGGCGAACCTCGTCATCGGCTTGCTCGATGCCTATACGGGTCGTGGGCTTGGTGCGGGTCTACTTGAAGCGGTTGATGCATTTGCGATTGAAGCGGGACTCATCCGACTCGAGTTGACGGTTCGCAAGGACAACTTGCGGGCAATCGAGCTCTATCATAAGTTTGGCTTCAACATCGAAGGAACACGCATCGCATCGCTCTTCATCGATGGCGAATACGTCGATGAACTGGCGATGTCGAAGATTTATACAGTGGAAGAATCCTAA
- the hxlA gene encoding 3-hexulose-6-phosphate synthase, with protein MKLQLAIDLVDTAGAIALVKEIGEDNLDIVEIGTPVVINEGLRAVKEMKAAFPNLTVLADLKIMDAAGYEVSQAVAHGADIVTILGAAEDMSIKGAVEEAKKSGKQILVDMIAVKDIATRAKELDALGVDYICVHTGYDLQAVGQNSFEDLATIKSVVTNAKTAVAGGIKMETLPEVIAARPDLIIVGGGITGQDDKQKTASTMHRMLQEA; from the coding sequence ATGAAATTACAACTCGCAATTGATTTAGTCGATACAGCAGGTGCGATCGCTTTAGTCAAAGAAATCGGGGAAGACAATTTAGATATCGTTGAGATCGGCACACCGGTCGTCATCAACGAGGGGCTCCGCGCCGTCAAAGAAATGAAAGCCGCGTTCCCGAACTTAACGGTCCTCGCTGACTTGAAGATCATGGACGCTGCCGGCTACGAAGTCAGTCAAGCTGTCGCACACGGCGCTGATATCGTAACGATTCTTGGTGCAGCCGAAGACATGTCGATCAAAGGGGCAGTCGAAGAAGCGAAAAAATCAGGCAAACAGATTCTCGTCGACATGATTGCTGTGAAAGATATCGCAACACGGGCGAAAGAACTTGATGCATTAGGCGTCGACTACATCTGTGTCCACACAGGTTACGATCTCCAAGCAGTCGGTCAAAACTCGTTCGAGGATCTTGCGACAATCAAATCGGTTGTGACAAACGCAAAAACAGCTGTTGCGGGTGGTATCAAGATGGAGACGTTACCGGAAGTCATCGCTGCACGTCCTGATCTGATCATCGTCGGTGGCGGGATCACGGGACAAGATGATAAACAAAAGACAGCGTCAACGATGCACCGGATGCTGCAAGAGGCGTAA
- the rbsD gene encoding D-ribose pyranase, whose amino-acid sequence MKKHGILNSHISKVLTDLGHTDTIVIADCGLPIPDGVARIDLALELGTPSFLDVVRVVAGDMAIEQLTLATEIKEANPDVLEQLEAMQIETTFVSHEEFKKQTQQAKVIIRTGEATPYANVIFHSGVIF is encoded by the coding sequence ATGAAGAAACACGGTATCTTAAACAGTCATATCAGCAAGGTCCTGACCGATCTCGGTCATACCGATACGATCGTCATCGCCGATTGCGGCTTACCGATTCCAGACGGGGTCGCCCGAATCGATTTAGCACTGGAACTCGGCACACCGTCATTCCTCGACGTCGTCCGTGTCGTCGCCGGTGACATGGCGATTGAACAACTGACACTGGCGACAGAGATCAAAGAAGCGAATCCGGATGTCCTCGAGCAACTCGAAGCCATGCAGATCGAGACGACGTTCGTTTCGCACGAGGAATTCAAGAAACAGACACAGCAGGCGAAGGTCATCATCCGGACTGGGGAAGCGACACCGTACGCAAATGTCATCTTCCATTCCGGCGTAATCTTTTAA
- the hxlB gene encoding 6-phospho-3-hexuloisomerase, whose amino-acid sequence MTHIQTIIKELTSTVEAIDETETKELADAVLQANRIFLAGAGRSGLMGKAFVMRLMHMGLDAYVVGETVTANLREGDLLIVGSGSGETKTLIPIVEKAQQLGGTVAVVTISPTSTLARLADLVVQLPGVPKEQTASADETVQPMGSLFEQTMLLFYDGLILQIMEDKQLDSQTMYGKHANLE is encoded by the coding sequence ATGACACATATCCAAACGATTATCAAAGAACTGACATCGACGGTCGAAGCGATCGATGAGACGGAGACGAAAGAACTGGCAGACGCTGTGCTTCAAGCGAACCGAATCTTTCTCGCAGGAGCCGGTCGCTCCGGCTTGATGGGGAAAGCGTTCGTCATGCGGCTGATGCACATGGGACTCGATGCTTATGTCGTCGGCGAGACGGTCACGGCGAATTTACGCGAGGGTGACTTGTTAATCGTCGGTTCCGGATCAGGTGAGACGAAAACCTTGATTCCAATCGTCGAGAAAGCACAGCAACTTGGTGGAACGGTAGCGGTTGTCACGATCAGTCCGACGTCAACGTTAGCACGATTAGCCGACTTGGTCGTCCAATTGCCTGGAGTTCCGAAAGAACAAACGGCATCAGCGGACGAGACGGTTCAACCGATGGGCTCGTTGTTCGAACAGACGATGTTGTTGTTCTATGATGGATTGATTCTGCAGATCATGGAAGACAAACAGCTCGATTCGCAAACGATGTACGGGAAACATGCCAACTTAGAATGA
- the secG gene encoding preprotein translocase subunit SecG, whose product MIIHNVALVGLIVVSVLLIIVVLLMSGRTTGLGALTGGAEQLFGRQKARGLDAVLNRVASILGALLFILALLVAFYK is encoded by the coding sequence ATGATCATTCATAACGTGGCTCTTGTCGGCCTCATCGTCGTTTCCGTTCTTCTCATCATCGTCGTTCTATTGATGTCGGGTCGTACGACCGGACTCGGAGCATTGACGGGTGGAGCAGAACAATTATTTGGTCGCCAAAAAGCTCGTGGCTTGGATGCGGTCCTAAATCGTGTGGCGTCTATCTTAGGAGCATTACTCTTCATCTTGGCGTTACTCGTCGCTTTTTATAAGTGA